One part of the Bacillus sp. FJAT-45350 genome encodes these proteins:
- the sigF gene encoding RNA polymerase sporulation sigma factor SigF, whose amino-acid sequence MDVEVKGKKSDAYLKDDEVKKLIEKSQAGDQDARDLIVNKNTRLVWSVVQRFLNRGYEPDDLFQIGCIGLIKSVDKFDLSYDVKFSTYAVPMIIGEIQRFLRDDGTVKVSRSIKELGNKIRKVKDDLSKKFGRVPTVNEIAEQLEITPEEVVFAGEASRSLSSIHETVYENDGDPITLLDQIADNSESKWFDKIALKEAIRHLEERERLIVYLRYYQDQTQSEVASRLGISQVQVSRLEKKILEQIKEQMGDL is encoded by the coding sequence ATGGATGTGGAGGTAAAAGGTAAGAAAAGTGATGCCTATCTAAAAGATGACGAAGTAAAGAAATTAATCGAAAAAAGTCAAGCTGGTGACCAAGATGCGAGAGATTTAATTGTTAATAAAAATACACGGTTAGTTTGGAGTGTTGTTCAACGCTTCTTAAACCGTGGGTATGAGCCAGATGACTTATTTCAAATTGGTTGTATTGGCTTAATTAAGTCGGTTGATAAATTTGATTTATCATATGATGTTAAGTTTTCCACCTATGCAGTACCAATGATTATTGGTGAGATTCAGCGTTTCCTTCGAGATGATGGAACAGTGAAAGTAAGTAGGTCCATTAAAGAATTAGGAAACAAAATACGTAAGGTGAAGGACGATCTTTCAAAAAAATTTGGACGTGTTCCTACCGTAAATGAAATTGCAGAGCAATTAGAAATCACGCCAGAGGAAGTGGTCTTTGCTGGTGAGGCAAGTCGTTCTCTATCATCTATACATGAAACAGTGTACGAGAATGATGGTGACCCAATCACACTCTTAGACCAAATTGCTGATAACTCGGAAAGCAAATGGTTTGATAAAATTGCCTTAAAAGAAGCAATCCGTCATCTAGAAGAACGAGAACGATTAATAGTCTATCTACGGTATTACCAAGACCAAACCCAATCAGAAGTAGCATCCAGACTCGGCATCTCGCAAGTCCAAGTTTCACGCCTCGAAAAGAAAATATTGGAACAAATTAAAGAGCAAATGGGCGACTTATAG
- a CDS encoding stage V sporulation protein AB gives MVIKSFLIMFVGLSGGLAVGAGFVAFLTVLGIVPRLTQLSKTSKFIHYYEAAIIIGALIGAWVSLQDSILYLWRVLLIPTGLASGMFIGLLAAALTEVLNVFPILAKRIGVAEKIIYLLMAIVLGKICGSLFHWIYFVDM, from the coding sequence ATGGTGATTAAATCGTTTTTAATCATGTTTGTTGGACTTTCTGGAGGGCTCGCAGTTGGAGCTGGGTTTGTGGCGTTTCTAACAGTATTAGGAATTGTGCCAAGACTTACACAATTATCAAAAACAAGTAAGTTCATTCATTACTATGAAGCAGCGATAATTATCGGCGCATTAATAGGAGCGTGGGTAAGTTTACAAGATTCTATTTTATATTTATGGAGAGTTCTACTTATCCCAACTGGTCTTGCTTCCGGGATGTTTATAGGGTTACTTGCAGCCGCGCTGACAGAAGTACTAAACGTATTTCCAATTCTTGCAAAGCGAATAGGTGTAGCTGAGAAAATAATTTATTTATTAATGGCGATAGTTCTAGGGAAAATATGTGGGTCTTTATTTCACTGGATTTATTTCGTTGATATGTAA
- the spoVAC gene encoding stage V sporulation protein AC, whose protein sequence is MDAEKKKIKEYQKKIKPYQPKTPYLLNCLKAFLIGGAICAIGQGISNFYIRVFDLTEKTVTSPTIATLILLAALLTGLGVYDRLGQFAGAGSAVPVTGFSNAIASAALEHKSEGLVLGIGSNMFKIAGAVIVFGVVSAYLVGLTRLLVQTLIS, encoded by the coding sequence GTGGATGCTGAGAAGAAAAAAATAAAAGAGTATCAAAAGAAAATAAAGCCATATCAACCGAAGACACCCTATCTTCTAAACTGCCTTAAAGCCTTTTTAATAGGCGGAGCCATTTGTGCAATAGGACAGGGAATATCAAATTTCTACATTAGAGTCTTTGACCTTACCGAAAAAACAGTTACAAGTCCTACGATTGCGACGCTTATTTTACTAGCGGCGCTTCTAACAGGACTAGGTGTCTATGATAGGTTAGGTCAATTTGCAGGTGCTGGTTCAGCTGTTCCGGTGACCGGTTTTTCTAATGCGATTGCAAGCGCTGCTCTTGAGCATAAAAGTGAAGGACTTGTTCTAGGGATAGGCTCGAATATGTTCAAAATTGCTGGAGCGGTTATTGTGTTTGGTGTTGTGTCAGCTTATTTAGTAGGACTCACAAGACTACTTGTTCAAACGCTAATTAGCTAA
- a CDS encoding stage V sporulation protein AE: protein MSEKKRVILITDGDQSAKHAVQIVAKQIGGRCITSSGGNPSRLSGEELVELIHKAPTEPVLVMFDDCGFQREGPGEHAMRYVANDSSIEVLGAIAVASTTHFSEWTKVDVSIDRYGNLTEYGVDKNGLQDLEIGRIDGDTVYILDEMNIPIVVGVGDIGKMAGQDVPEKGAPITRKAVEIILERSGNHE, encoded by the coding sequence GTGAGTGAAAAAAAGCGAGTCATTCTCATTACGGACGGCGATCAATCAGCGAAACATGCAGTTCAAATCGTTGCAAAACAAATAGGTGGCCGTTGTATAACGAGCTCAGGAGGGAACCCTTCAAGGTTATCAGGTGAAGAGTTAGTAGAGCTGATTCATAAAGCTCCTACTGAACCTGTTCTAGTTATGTTTGATGATTGTGGCTTTCAACGGGAAGGGCCAGGTGAACATGCTATGCGCTATGTAGCAAATGATTCATCAATAGAAGTACTTGGTGCAATTGCTGTTGCGTCAACGACACATTTCTCGGAATGGACGAAGGTAGATGTAAGCATTGATAGGTATGGAAACTTAACTGAGTATGGAGTTGACAAAAACGGATTGCAAGATTTGGAAATAGGTAGAATTGATGGAGATACTGTATATATATTGGACGAAATGAACATACCTATTGTTGTAGGTGTCGGTGATATTGGAAAGATGGCTGGTCAAGATGTCCCGGAAAAAGGCGCTCCCATCACCAGGAAAGCAGTGGAGATTATCTTAGAAAGGAGCGGAAATCATGAGTGA
- the spoVAE gene encoding stage V sporulation protein AE, with protein MEYVIAFVVGGTICIVGQLLLDVLKLTPTHMMSTLVVAGALLDGFHLYDRLIDFAGAGATVPITSFGHSLVHGAMAESERYGFLGVGMGIFEVTSVGISTSILFGFLVAIVFKPRG; from the coding sequence ATGGAATATGTAATTGCCTTTGTTGTTGGTGGAACTATATGTATTGTAGGTCAACTTTTACTAGATGTCCTGAAGCTAACGCCAACTCATATGATGAGTACCTTAGTTGTTGCCGGAGCACTTTTAGATGGATTTCATTTGTATGATAGGCTCATTGACTTTGCCGGGGCAGGTGCAACCGTCCCAATCACTAGCTTTGGACATTCACTCGTTCACGGGGCGATGGCTGAGTCAGAGAGATATGGATTTTTAGGAGTAGGGATGGGAATTTTCGAGGTTACATCTGTAGGGATTTCTACTTCAATATTATTTGGTTTTTTAGTAGCAATTGTATTCAAACCGAGGGGGTGA
- the spoVAD gene encoding stage V sporulation protein AD produces MKLVGNQTWRFEDGIYLTSTGTAVGPIESEGPLKEDFDTSYDNLYCGEANWELAERKLLMDSIDSCLQKQNLKEKEIDFFLAGDLLNQNVTSNYVARSMGIPFLGMFSACATAIETLAMGSVLVDGGYANKIIAATSSHNATAERQFRYPTEFGGQRPESSTFTVTGAGAALISKKPGQLGIKIREATIGKVVDLGIKNPFDMGSAMAPAACDTIVAHLQDTGRKAEDYDLIVTGDLSRVGSGIVKMLLKEQGISLHNNYQDCGVMIYSQDQNIFAGGSGCACPAVVTYGHLVNEMKKGKIKRMLVVATGALLSPTMMQQKESIPCIAHGVVLESEVIDS; encoded by the coding sequence GTGAAGCTCGTTGGTAATCAAACATGGCGATTCGAAGACGGAATCTATCTCACTTCAACGGGTACAGCTGTAGGTCCAATTGAATCAGAAGGGCCGTTAAAAGAAGATTTTGATACGAGCTATGATAATCTCTATTGCGGTGAAGCCAACTGGGAACTAGCTGAACGAAAATTATTAATGGATTCAATTGACTCATGTTTACAAAAACAAAATCTCAAAGAAAAAGAAATAGACTTTTTTCTTGCAGGAGATTTATTAAATCAAAATGTGACTTCGAATTATGTTGCTAGATCAATGGGAATTCCTTTTTTAGGAATGTTTTCAGCTTGTGCAACAGCTATTGAGACATTAGCTATGGGATCAGTCTTAGTTGATGGTGGTTATGCAAATAAAATAATAGCTGCAACGAGTAGTCATAATGCCACTGCTGAGCGACAGTTCAGGTATCCTACTGAATTTGGTGGACAGAGACCAGAATCCTCTACTTTTACAGTGACAGGAGCAGGAGCAGCTTTAATAAGCAAAAAACCAGGTCAATTAGGGATAAAAATACGTGAGGCTACAATTGGTAAAGTTGTTGACTTAGGAATTAAAAATCCATTTGATATGGGTTCAGCTATGGCTCCAGCAGCTTGCGACACAATTGTTGCTCATTTACAGGATACAGGTAGAAAAGCAGAAGACTACGATTTAATAGTGACAGGAGATTTATCAAGAGTTGGTAGTGGCATTGTCAAAATGTTATTAAAAGAACAAGGGATTAGCCTCCATAATAATTATCAAGACTGTGGTGTGATGATTTACAGCCAAGATCAAAATATTTTTGCTGGAGGCAGTGGGTGTGCATGTCCTGCTGTTGTTACATATGGTCATTTGGTGAATGAAATGAAAAAAGGCAAGATTAAACGAATGCTTGTTGTCGCTACAGGAGCACTTCTTAGTCCTACAATGATGCAACAAAAGGAATCGATTCCATGTATTGCTCATGGAGTTGTTTTAGAGTCTGAGGTGATAGATTCATGA
- the spoIIAB gene encoding anti-sigma F factor, producing MKNAMEMKFSALSQNESFARVTVGAFVAQLDPTMDELTEIKTVVSEAVTNAIIHGYYNQQDGMVYISVSLDNGIVELTIKDEGVGINDLDEARQPLYTTKPELERSGMGFTIMENFMDEIKVISEPLMGTTVYLKKHLSKSKAMCN from the coding sequence ATGAAAAACGCAATGGAAATGAAATTTTCTGCTTTAAGTCAAAATGAATCTTTTGCGAGAGTAACTGTAGGTGCATTTGTTGCTCAACTTGACCCGACGATGGATGAGCTAACAGAAATTAAAACAGTTGTTTCTGAAGCAGTAACAAATGCAATTATTCACGGTTATTATAACCAACAAGACGGTATGGTGTATATTTCAGTTAGTTTAGATAATGGAATCGTAGAATTAACAATTAAAGACGAAGGTGTAGGAATTAATGACTTGGACGAAGCTAGACAGCCATTGTACACAACGAAACCAGAATTAGAGCGTTCAGGAATGGGCTTTACGATCATGGAAAATTTCATGGACGAAATTAAAGTCATTTCGGAGCCTTTAATGGGGACGACTGTCTATTTGAAAAAGCATCTATCAAAAAGTAAAGCAATGTGCAATTAA
- a CDS encoding spore germination protein codes for MSEQQEKMKQPISKKIIENEVALKSRLGIGKSFDVGVRKLTIFDKEIQIYFTNGLCDIQYIIEVLRELMLVDSREEKPDNVKRAIENHLTHVQVEFVDTLDDAISQMLSGLIFILVEGEDEAFVVDVRSYPGRGPDEPDTERVVRGARDGYTENIIQNTALTRRRIRDERYRNEIMQVGERSKTDICISYLEDVADPDLVDIIKKELKAINIDGLTMADKVVEEYIVKQGFNPFPLVRYTERPDVAATHLLEGHVVITVDASPSVIIVPTTLFHHVQHAEEYRQAPAIGTFLRWVRFAGIVISLFILPLWLLMVMTPDMVPEAIDFIGPNDDINVPIFAQIFIAEIGIELLRMAAIHTPSPLATALGLVAALLIGDIAIQVGLFTAEVILYVALGAIGMFATPSYELGIALKVVRLLLLIVVAIFQAPGFIIATAIFFLLLVSIKTLNKPYMWPFLPFDPAAFWQILVRTSVPNIKKRPSIVGPKDPIKQS; via the coding sequence ATGAGTGAGCAGCAAGAGAAAATGAAACAGCCTATTTCAAAGAAAATTATAGAGAATGAAGTTGCTCTTAAGTCCAGGCTTGGAATTGGGAAAAGCTTTGACGTCGGGGTAAGAAAATTAACGATCTTTGATAAAGAAATCCAAATTTACTTTACAAATGGTTTATGTGATATTCAATATATCATTGAAGTACTAAGAGAATTAATGCTCGTCGACTCAAGGGAAGAAAAGCCAGACAATGTGAAGAGGGCGATTGAAAATCATCTAACACATGTACAAGTAGAGTTTGTTGATACGTTAGACGATGCCATTTCACAAATGCTTTCAGGACTCATATTTATTTTAGTTGAAGGGGAAGACGAAGCCTTTGTTGTAGATGTTAGAAGCTATCCTGGTAGAGGACCTGACGAGCCTGATACTGAACGAGTTGTAAGAGGTGCTCGTGATGGATATACGGAAAACATCATTCAAAATACGGCATTAACAAGACGTAGAATTCGGGATGAACGTTACCGAAATGAAATTATGCAGGTAGGAGAACGTTCAAAGACGGATATATGTATTTCATACTTAGAAGATGTCGCTGATCCAGATTTAGTAGATATTATAAAAAAAGAACTAAAAGCAATTAATATTGATGGATTAACGATGGCGGACAAGGTAGTTGAGGAGTATATAGTAAAACAAGGCTTTAATCCATTTCCGCTTGTTCGTTATACGGAACGCCCTGATGTGGCAGCTACACATTTATTAGAGGGTCATGTCGTTATTACCGTTGATGCGTCACCGAGTGTTATCATCGTTCCTACAACGTTATTCCACCATGTACAGCATGCGGAAGAATATCGTCAAGCACCTGCTATTGGAACGTTTCTACGATGGGTTCGTTTTGCAGGTATTGTTATTTCATTATTCATTTTACCTTTGTGGTTATTAATGGTTATGACACCAGACATGGTACCAGAGGCGATTGATTTTATTGGTCCCAATGATGACATAAATGTACCGATATTTGCTCAAATATTTATTGCTGAAATTGGGATAGAGCTCTTGAGGATGGCTGCGATCCATACACCTTCTCCATTAGCAACCGCCCTTGGGTTAGTAGCTGCATTATTAATTGGTGATATAGCCATTCAAGTTGGTTTATTTACAGCAGAAGTTATCTTATATGTTGCACTAGGAGCAATAGGGATGTTCGCGACACCGAGTTATGAGTTAGGGATTGCGTTGAAAGTCGTTCGCTTATTACTACTCATTGTCGTTGCTATTTTCCAAGCACCCGGCTTTATTATTGCGACAGCGATTTTCTTCCTTCTATTAGTTAGCATTAAAACATTAAATAAGCCTTATATGTGGCCATTCCTACCATTTGATCCAGCTGCATTCTGGCAAATACTTGTACGTACATCAGTACCTAATATTAAAAAG
- the spoIIAA gene encoding anti-sigma F factor antagonist, which yields MSLSVHLECKGSVLLVRLEGELDHHTAENLRTQVERQFEQNELKHIVLNLEQLSFMDSSGLGVILGRYKQVKNIGGEMVVCAISPTVKRLFEMSGLFKIVRLEESEQFALETLGVA from the coding sequence GTGAGTTTATCGGTTCATCTTGAATGTAAAGGTTCCGTTCTCCTAGTTCGTTTGGAAGGAGAATTGGACCACCATACAGCTGAAAACTTAAGAACACAAGTTGAGAGACAGTTTGAACAAAACGAATTAAAACATATTGTATTAAATTTAGAACAATTATCTTTTATGGATAGTTCAGGGCTTGGTGTTATTTTAGGTCGTTATAAACAAGTGAAAAATATTGGTGGAGAAATGGTTGTTTGTGCAATCTCTCCGACGGTAAAGCGATTGTTTGAGATGTCTGGGTTATTTAAGATTGTCAGACTCGAGGAAAGTGAACAATTTGCTTTAGAAACGTTGGGGGTGGCGTAA
- a CDS encoding D-alanyl-D-alanine carboxypeptidase family protein: MRKLWASLFTLMFIFTLVVPTVGATEGVQLAPDASSAILMERDTGTILFEKNSDEPLPPASMTKIMTMLLIMEAIDNEQLKWDDKVRTSERAASMGGSQVFLEPGEEMTVSDMLKAIAVASGNDASVAMAEHIAGSEEEFVRMMNEKAEELGATNTNFLNSNGLPAENHYTTAKDLALISKELLKYEEITKFTGIYEDYLRQGTEDEFWLVNTNKLVRFYPGVDGLKTGFTSEAKYCLTATAAKNDMRVISVIMGAPTPKKRNSQITEMLDYAFSQYMTHSLYERHQEIAEVKVSKGEKKIVAAVTSEPVSILTKKGQKIDDATKKVELKEDLKAPIKKGEPIGSLVIEKEGKVLSETTLVASEDVEAATWWQLFKRTFGKVAGN; this comes from the coding sequence ATGAGGAAATTATGGGCTAGTCTGTTTACGCTAATGTTTATTTTCACACTTGTTGTACCAACAGTAGGAGCAACAGAAGGGGTCCAATTAGCTCCAGATGCTTCATCGGCTATATTAATGGAGAGAGATACTGGTACGATTCTATTTGAAAAAAATAGTGATGAACCACTTCCTCCAGCTAGTATGACGAAGATTATGACGATGCTTTTAATTATGGAAGCTATCGATAATGAACAGCTTAAATGGGATGACAAAGTAAGAACGAGTGAACGAGCTGCATCTATGGGGGGTTCACAAGTATTTCTTGAGCCAGGTGAAGAAATGACAGTATCCGATATGTTAAAAGCGATAGCTGTTGCTTCTGGTAATGATGCGTCTGTTGCAATGGCAGAGCATATTGCAGGATCCGAGGAAGAATTTGTTCGTATGATGAATGAAAAGGCAGAGGAATTAGGGGCAACTAATACGAATTTCCTAAATTCAAACGGATTACCGGCTGAAAATCATTATACAACAGCGAAAGATTTGGCACTTATCTCAAAAGAATTATTGAAATATGAAGAAATTACAAAATTCACAGGAATCTATGAAGATTATCTTCGTCAAGGTACTGAAGATGAGTTTTGGTTAGTAAATACAAACAAGCTAGTCCGTTTTTACCCAGGTGTTGATGGATTGAAAACAGGGTTTACAAGTGAAGCAAAATACTGCTTAACTGCGACAGCAGCAAAAAATGATATGAGAGTTATTAGTGTTATTATGGGCGCACCAACACCGAAAAAGAGAAATAGCCAAATAACTGAAATGCTTGATTATGCTTTCAGTCAATATATGACTCATAGTTTATATGAGCGTCATCAAGAAATTGCTGAAGTAAAAGTAAGCAAAGGTGAGAAAAAAATAGTTGCCGCTGTTACGAGCGAGCCTGTCTCAATTTTAACTAAAAAGGGCCAAAAAATAGATGATGCTACAAAAAAAGTTGAACTGAAAGAAGATTTGAAAGCACCAATTAAAAAAGGTGAGCCTATTGGTTCTTTAGTGATTGAAAAAGAAGGAAAAGTTTTATCAGAAACTACGTTAGTCGCTAGTGAAGATGTGGAAGCTGCAACTTGGTGGCAACTATTTAAACGAACGTTTGGTAAGGTAGCAGGGAACTAA
- a CDS encoding stage V sporulation protein AA → MNKTVYLRMRHRVQVVPNQRVTIGDVAQVITDKDLRDFIVRLPIHQVTVEDKNFVVIDVMKLIRIIQRERQGTEVQSIGPPQAILQVIFKKKKIALVYFLLIWFLLFVGAGLAIMNFHEDVSMQEVHQKIHMAITGEENPKPLLFQIPYSIGLGLGMILFFNHIFRKRLNEEPSPLEVEMFNYEQNLDQYIISHENSESETKLHGD, encoded by the coding sequence ATGAATAAAACCGTGTACCTTCGCATGAGGCATCGAGTTCAAGTTGTACCTAATCAACGAGTGACTATTGGGGATGTTGCACAGGTCATTACAGATAAAGACTTACGAGATTTTATCGTTCGTTTACCGATTCATCAAGTTACAGTGGAAGATAAAAATTTTGTAGTCATTGATGTAATGAAGCTTATTCGTATTATTCAGAGAGAAAGACAAGGGACAGAAGTACAATCTATAGGTCCACCACAAGCAATCTTACAAGTCATATTTAAGAAAAAGAAAATTGCACTCGTTTATTTTCTCCTCATATGGTTTTTGTTATTTGTAGGGGCAGGTTTAGCGATTATGAATTTTCATGAAGATGTGAGTATGCAAGAGGTTCATCAAAAAATTCATATGGCAATCACAGGTGAAGAAAACCCTAAACCACTGCTATTTCAAATACCGTATTCAATAGGATTAGGTCTCGGTATGATTTTGTTCTTTAATCATATATTTCGTAAACGATTGAATGAAGAACCAAGCCCTCTTGAAGTTGAAATGTTCAATTATGAACAAAACCTAGACCAATACATTATTTCTCATGAAAATAGTGAAAGTGAAACCAAGTTACATGGTGATTAA